One Paroedura picta isolate Pp20150507F chromosome 16, Ppicta_v3.0, whole genome shotgun sequence genomic region harbors:
- the LOC143826120 gene encoding zymogen granule membrane protein 16-like isoform X3 produces MFCFTLLALLCCGVFINAANIQARSSSYSGEYGGGGGKRFSHSGNQLDGPITALRIRVNRWYIVGIQVRYGKEWSDYKGGSSGDLEEIFLHPGESIIQVTGKYKTYLRKVVFITDKGRYFPFGKDTGVSFNGAPLYPGTVLRYISGSSGSVIDAIGFHWDKYPSHCPGCGK; encoded by the exons aTGTTCTGCTTCACCCTCCTCGCTTTACTCTGTTGTGGCGTCTTCATAAATGCAG CCAACATTCAGGCGCGGTCGTCTTCGTATTCTGGAGAAtatggtgggggtggaggaaagcGATTCTCACACTCTGGAAATCAGCTGGATGGGCCCATAACAGCACTTAGGATTCGAGTGAATCGCTGGTATATTGTGGG CATCCAGGTCCGGTATGGGAAGGAGTGGAGCGACTATAAAGGCGGCTCTTCAGGTGACCTGGAAGAAATATTTCTGCACCCGGGAGAGTCCATCATCCAAGTCACCGGGAAGTACAAGACCTACCTCCGCAAAGTCGTGTTTATCACTGACAAAGGGCGCTACTTTCCCTTTGGGAAGGACACAGGGGTCAGCTTCAACGGCGCGCCGCTCTACCCAGGCACTGTCCTGCGTTACATCAGTGGCAGCTCCGGTTCTGTCATCGATGCTATCGGCTTCCACTGGGACAAGTACCCGAGCCACTGCCCCGGCTGTGGAAAGTGA
- the LOC143826120 gene encoding zymogen granule membrane protein 16-like isoform X2, giving the protein MFCFTLLALLCCGVFINAANIQARSSSYSGEYGGGGGKRFSHSGNQLDGPITALRIRVNRWYIVGIQVRYGKEWSDYKGGSSGDLEEIFLHPGESIIQVTGKYKTYLRKVVFITDKGRYFPFGKDTGVSFNGAPLYPGTVLRYISGSSGSVIDAIGFHWDKYPSHCPGCGKSTSRPTTSHICAQ; this is encoded by the exons aTGTTCTGCTTCACCCTCCTCGCTTTACTCTGTTGTGGCGTCTTCATAAATGCAG CCAACATTCAGGCGCGGTCGTCTTCGTATTCTGGAGAAtatggtgggggtggaggaaagcGATTCTCACACTCTGGAAATCAGCTGGATGGGCCCATAACAGCACTTAGGATTCGAGTGAATCGCTGGTATATTGTGGG CATCCAGGTCCGGTATGGGAAGGAGTGGAGCGACTATAAAGGCGGCTCTTCAGGTGACCTGGAAGAAATATTTCTGCACCCGGGAGAGTCCATCATCCAAGTCACCGGGAAGTACAAGACCTACCTCCGCAAAGTCGTGTTTATCACTGACAAAGGGCGCTACTTTCCCTTTGGGAAGGACACAGGGGTCAGCTTCAACGGCGCGCCGCTCTACCCAGGCACTGTCCTGCGTTACATCAGTGGCAGCTCCGGTTCTGTCATCGATGCTATCGGCTTCCACTGGGACAAGTACCCGAGCCACTGCCCCGGCTGTGGAAA ATCAACCAGCCGACCAACCACCTCCCACATCTGCGCCCAGTGA
- the LOC143826058 gene encoding serine/threonine-protein kinase NLK2-like isoform X1, with amino-acid sequence MAFQDPNHPLQTQLCSNVFGALTGLIQPPLAAGLGGGQKFYCNNGVQIASPQQQPTAPSAAVMVEPEPDRPIGYGAFGVVWSVTDPRDGSRVALKKMPNVFQNLVSCKRVFRELKMLCYFKHDNVLSALDILQPPQIDCFEEIYVITELMQSDLHKVIVSPQPLSADHIKIFLYQILRGLKYLHSAGVLHRDIKPGNLLVNSNCVLKICDFGLARVEEPDESQHMTQEVVTQYYRAPEILMGTRHYGRPIDIWSVGCIFAELLGRRILFQAQSPIQQLDLITDLLGTPPVGALHSACEGARAHILRGNHKPPSLSVLYMLSGEATHEAIHLLCRMLVFDPAKRISAKDALSHPYLDEGRLRYHTCMCTCCFSVSSGRVYTSDFEPRADPKFDGSYEKNLTSVWQVKGSVSCPRWDLIPHLPLAFLPALWNKLVHRFILDQQRGKRVPLCINPQSAAFKTFIRSTAWHSSKVSKKEER; translated from the exons ATGGCTTTTCAGGACCCCAATCACCCCCTGCAAACCCAGCTTTGTAGCAATGTTTTCGGGGCGCTGACTGGGTTAATACAACCCCCTCTAGCCGCTGGCCTAGGCGGGGGGCAGAAATTCTATTGCAATAATGGGGTCCAGATCGCTTCCCCCCAGCAGCAACCAACAGCCCCCAGCGCTGCGGTCATGGTGGAGCCCGAACCGGATCGGCCTATCGGTTACGGAGCCTTTGGCGTGGTTTG GTCGGTAACTGATCCCCGAGACGGGTCGCGAGTTGCACTCAAAAAGATGCCCAACGTTTTCCAGAACCTGGTCTCTTGCAAACGGGTCTTCAGAGAGCTGAAAATGCTCTGCTACTTCAAGCACGACAAT GTCCTCTCGGCACTGGACATTCTGCAGCCTCCACAAATCGACTGTTTTGAGGAAAT CTACGTCATCACCGAGCTGATGCAAAGTGACCTTCACAAAGTCATTGTGTCTCCGCAACCTCTCAGTGCTGATCACATCAAGATCTTTCTCTATCAAATCCTCAGGG GCCTGAAATATTTGCACTCTGCCGGTGTTCTTCACCGGGACATCAAACCTGGGAACTTGCTAGTCAACAGCAACTGCGTCCTCAAG ATCTGTGATTTTGGTTTGGCCCGGGTAGAGGAGCCGGATGAGTCCCAGCACATGACTCAAGAAGTGGTAACTCAGTATTACCGGGCCCCTGAGATCCTGATGGGTACCAGGCATTATGGGCGCCCAATTGACATTTGGTCGGTGGGCTGCATCTTTGCTGAGCTCCTGGGCAGGCGAATCCTCTTCCAGGCCCAGAGCCCCATTCAGCAG CTGGATCTGATTACGGATCTCCTGGGGACTCCTCCGGTGGGTGCCCTCCATTCGGCCTGCGAAGGGGCTCGCGCTCACATACTGCGGGGCAATCACAAGCCG CCTTCGCTGTCTGTCCTTTACATGCTCTCGGGAGAAGCCACCCATGAAGCCATCCATCTGCTTTGCCGGATGTTGGTCTTTGACCCG GCCAAAAGGATCTCTGCCAAGGACGCCCTCTCTCACCCCTACTTGGACGAGGGGAGGCTTCGTTACCACACGTGCATGTGCACCTGCTGCTTCTCTGTCTCCTCGGGCCGCGTCTACACCAGCGACTTCGAGCCCCGGGCAGACCCCAAGTTTGACGGCTCCTACGAGAAGAATCTCACGTCAGTCTGGCAGGTGAAAGGTAGCGTGTCTTGTCCTCGCTGGGACTTGATTCCTCACCTGCCTTTGGCTTTCCTACCGGCCCTCTGGAATA AACTGGTGCACAGGTTTATCTTGGACCAGCAGCGGGGTAAACGCGTCCCTCTCTGTATCAACCCCCAGTCGGCTGCCTTCAAGACCTTCATCCG CTCGACGGCGTGGCATTCCTCTAAAGTGTCcaaaaaggaggagagatga
- the LOC143826058 gene encoding serine/threonine-protein kinase NLK2-like isoform X3, with amino-acid sequence MAFQDPNHPLQTQLCSNVFGALTGLIQPPLAAGLGGGQKFYCNNGVQIASPQQQPTAPSAAVMVEPEPDRPIGYGAFGVVWSVTDPRDGSRVALKKMPNVFQNLVSCKRVFRELKMLCYFKHDNVLSALDILQPPQIDCFEEIYVITELMQSDLHKVIVSPQPLSADHIKIFLYQILRGLKYLHSAGVLHRDIKPGNLLVNSNCVLKICDFGLARVEEPDESQHMTQEVVTQYYRAPEILMGTRHYGRPIDIWSVGCIFAELLGRRILFQAQSPIQQLDLITDLLGTPPVGALHSACEGARAHILRGNHKPPSLSVLYMLSGEATHEAIHLLCRMLVFDPAKRISAKDALSHPYLDEGRLRYHTCMCTCCFSVSSGRVYTSDFEPRADPKFDGSYEKNLTSVWQVKELVHRFILDQQRGKRVPLCINPQSAAFKTFIRSTAWHSSKVSKKEER; translated from the exons ATGGCTTTTCAGGACCCCAATCACCCCCTGCAAACCCAGCTTTGTAGCAATGTTTTCGGGGCGCTGACTGGGTTAATACAACCCCCTCTAGCCGCTGGCCTAGGCGGGGGGCAGAAATTCTATTGCAATAATGGGGTCCAGATCGCTTCCCCCCAGCAGCAACCAACAGCCCCCAGCGCTGCGGTCATGGTGGAGCCCGAACCGGATCGGCCTATCGGTTACGGAGCCTTTGGCGTGGTTTG GTCGGTAACTGATCCCCGAGACGGGTCGCGAGTTGCACTCAAAAAGATGCCCAACGTTTTCCAGAACCTGGTCTCTTGCAAACGGGTCTTCAGAGAGCTGAAAATGCTCTGCTACTTCAAGCACGACAAT GTCCTCTCGGCACTGGACATTCTGCAGCCTCCACAAATCGACTGTTTTGAGGAAAT CTACGTCATCACCGAGCTGATGCAAAGTGACCTTCACAAAGTCATTGTGTCTCCGCAACCTCTCAGTGCTGATCACATCAAGATCTTTCTCTATCAAATCCTCAGGG GCCTGAAATATTTGCACTCTGCCGGTGTTCTTCACCGGGACATCAAACCTGGGAACTTGCTAGTCAACAGCAACTGCGTCCTCAAG ATCTGTGATTTTGGTTTGGCCCGGGTAGAGGAGCCGGATGAGTCCCAGCACATGACTCAAGAAGTGGTAACTCAGTATTACCGGGCCCCTGAGATCCTGATGGGTACCAGGCATTATGGGCGCCCAATTGACATTTGGTCGGTGGGCTGCATCTTTGCTGAGCTCCTGGGCAGGCGAATCCTCTTCCAGGCCCAGAGCCCCATTCAGCAG CTGGATCTGATTACGGATCTCCTGGGGACTCCTCCGGTGGGTGCCCTCCATTCGGCCTGCGAAGGGGCTCGCGCTCACATACTGCGGGGCAATCACAAGCCG CCTTCGCTGTCTGTCCTTTACATGCTCTCGGGAGAAGCCACCCATGAAGCCATCCATCTGCTTTGCCGGATGTTGGTCTTTGACCCG GCCAAAAGGATCTCTGCCAAGGACGCCCTCTCTCACCCCTACTTGGACGAGGGGAGGCTTCGTTACCACACGTGCATGTGCACCTGCTGCTTCTCTGTCTCCTCGGGCCGCGTCTACACCAGCGACTTCGAGCCCCGGGCAGACCCCAAGTTTGACGGCTCCTACGAGAAGAATCTCACGTCAGTCTGGCAGGTGAAAG AACTGGTGCACAGGTTTATCTTGGACCAGCAGCGGGGTAAACGCGTCCCTCTCTGTATCAACCCCCAGTCGGCTGCCTTCAAGACCTTCATCCG CTCGACGGCGTGGCATTCCTCTAAAGTGTCcaaaaaggaggagagatga
- the LOC143826058 gene encoding serine/threonine-protein kinase NLK2-like isoform X2, with protein MAFQDPNHPLQTQLCSNVFGALTGLIQPPLAAGLGGGQKFYCNNGVQIASPQQQPTAPSAAVMVEPEPDRPIGYGAFGVVWSVTDPRDGSRVALKKMPNVFQNLVSCKRVFRELKMLCYFKHDNVLSALDILQPPQIDCFEEIYVITELMQSDLHKVIVSPQPLSADHIKIFLYQILRGLKYLHSAGVLHRDIKPGNLLVNSNCVLKICDFGLARVEEPDESQHMTQEVVTQYYRAPEILMGTRHYGRPIDIWSVGCIFAELLGRRILFQAQSPIQQLDLITDLLGTPPVGALHSACEGARAHILRGNHKPPSLSVLYMLSGEATHEAIHLLCRMLVFDPAKRISAKDALSHPYLDEGRLRYHTCMCTCCFSVSSGRVYTSDFEPRADPKFDGSYEKNLTSVWQNWCTGLSWTSSGVNASLSVSTPSRLPSRPSSARRRGIPLKCPKRRRDEGVCRTG; from the exons ATGGCTTTTCAGGACCCCAATCACCCCCTGCAAACCCAGCTTTGTAGCAATGTTTTCGGGGCGCTGACTGGGTTAATACAACCCCCTCTAGCCGCTGGCCTAGGCGGGGGGCAGAAATTCTATTGCAATAATGGGGTCCAGATCGCTTCCCCCCAGCAGCAACCAACAGCCCCCAGCGCTGCGGTCATGGTGGAGCCCGAACCGGATCGGCCTATCGGTTACGGAGCCTTTGGCGTGGTTTG GTCGGTAACTGATCCCCGAGACGGGTCGCGAGTTGCACTCAAAAAGATGCCCAACGTTTTCCAGAACCTGGTCTCTTGCAAACGGGTCTTCAGAGAGCTGAAAATGCTCTGCTACTTCAAGCACGACAAT GTCCTCTCGGCACTGGACATTCTGCAGCCTCCACAAATCGACTGTTTTGAGGAAAT CTACGTCATCACCGAGCTGATGCAAAGTGACCTTCACAAAGTCATTGTGTCTCCGCAACCTCTCAGTGCTGATCACATCAAGATCTTTCTCTATCAAATCCTCAGGG GCCTGAAATATTTGCACTCTGCCGGTGTTCTTCACCGGGACATCAAACCTGGGAACTTGCTAGTCAACAGCAACTGCGTCCTCAAG ATCTGTGATTTTGGTTTGGCCCGGGTAGAGGAGCCGGATGAGTCCCAGCACATGACTCAAGAAGTGGTAACTCAGTATTACCGGGCCCCTGAGATCCTGATGGGTACCAGGCATTATGGGCGCCCAATTGACATTTGGTCGGTGGGCTGCATCTTTGCTGAGCTCCTGGGCAGGCGAATCCTCTTCCAGGCCCAGAGCCCCATTCAGCAG CTGGATCTGATTACGGATCTCCTGGGGACTCCTCCGGTGGGTGCCCTCCATTCGGCCTGCGAAGGGGCTCGCGCTCACATACTGCGGGGCAATCACAAGCCG CCTTCGCTGTCTGTCCTTTACATGCTCTCGGGAGAAGCCACCCATGAAGCCATCCATCTGCTTTGCCGGATGTTGGTCTTTGACCCG GCCAAAAGGATCTCTGCCAAGGACGCCCTCTCTCACCCCTACTTGGACGAGGGGAGGCTTCGTTACCACACGTGCATGTGCACCTGCTGCTTCTCTGTCTCCTCGGGCCGCGTCTACACCAGCGACTTCGAGCCCCGGGCAGACCCCAAGTTTGACGGCTCCTACGAGAAGAATCTCACGTCAGTCTGGCAG AACTGGTGCACAGGTTTATCTTGGACCAGCAGCGGGGTAAACGCGTCCCTCTCTGTATCAACCCCCAGTCGGCTGCCTTCAAGACCTTCATCCG CTCGACGGCGTGGCATTCCTCTAAAGTGTCcaaaaaggaggagagatgaAGGCGTTTGTCGAACGGGctga
- the LOC143826625 gene encoding uncharacterized protein LOC143826625 produces the protein MCSKPIMDRILRTMGKVYHSQCFTCIVCHCCLDRIPFTVDATSQIHCIEDFHRKFAPWCSMCGNTIMLEPGQEETVRIVALTTASPSAAKSVRAMSIMNSFVNDIFERIAGEASSLAHYNKHSTITSREIQTAVHHLLPGELAKDAVSEGTKAVTKYTSSKSGRGRPKPHLKRKGSFQSHPFAPQKRSECLGKGCYKSGTKQNKKGLISLSLSDFYTALPYASGWFTYNIILNTPAAPQLVKGKTVTAMDVVYALKRQGCTLSGFSG, from the exons ATGTGCTCCAAGCCCATCATGGACCGGATCCTGCGCACGATGGGCAAAGTCTACCACTCTCAGTGCTTCACCTGCATCGTCTGCCACTGCTGCTTGGACCGCATACCTTTCACAGTTGATGCCACCAGCCAGATCCACTGCATTGAAGATTTCCATCG GAAATTCGCTCCCTGGTGCTCAATGTGTGGAAACACCATCATGCTGGAGCCGGGCCAAGAGGAGACGGTGCGGATCGTTGCCTTGACCACAGCTTCCCCATCGGCTGCGAAAAGTGTGAG ggctATGAGCATCATGAACTCCTTTGTGAACGACATCTTCGAGCGCATCGCCGGCGAGGCCTCCAGCCTGGCGCACTACAACAAGCACTCCACCATCACCTCCCGCGAGATCCAGACCGCCGTGCACCACCTCCTGCCCGGCGAGCTGGCCAAGGACGCCGTCTCCGAGGGCACCAAGGCCGTCACCAAGTACACCAGCTCCAAATCAGGCCGTGGGAGACCAAAGCCCCATTTGAAACGCAAAGGATCTTTTCAGAGCCACCCATTTGCTCCCCAAAAGAGGTCAGAATGCTTGGGCAAAGGTTGTTACAAAtctggaacaaaacaaaacaaaaaaggccttatctctctctctctctcagatttttatactgcccttccatatgcctctgggtggtttacatataacatcatccttaacacgcccgcggcgccgcag CTGGTCAAAGGGAAGACGGTCACCGCCATGGACGTGGTCTATGCGCTCAAGCGCCAGGGCTGCACCCTCTCCGGCTTCAGCGGCTGA
- the LOC143826120 gene encoding zymogen granule membrane protein 16-like isoform X1, with protein MFCFTLLALLCCGVFINAANIQARSSSYSGEYGGGGGKRFSHSGNQLDGPITALRIRVNRWYIVGIQVRYGKEWSDYKGGSSGDLEEIFLHPGESIIQVTGKYKTYLRKVVFITDKGRYFPFGKDTGVSFNGAPLYPGTVLRYISGSSGSVIDAIGFHWDKYPSHCPGCGNRSTSRPTTSHICAQ; from the exons aTGTTCTGCTTCACCCTCCTCGCTTTACTCTGTTGTGGCGTCTTCATAAATGCAG CCAACATTCAGGCGCGGTCGTCTTCGTATTCTGGAGAAtatggtgggggtggaggaaagcGATTCTCACACTCTGGAAATCAGCTGGATGGGCCCATAACAGCACTTAGGATTCGAGTGAATCGCTGGTATATTGTGGG CATCCAGGTCCGGTATGGGAAGGAGTGGAGCGACTATAAAGGCGGCTCTTCAGGTGACCTGGAAGAAATATTTCTGCACCCGGGAGAGTCCATCATCCAAGTCACCGGGAAGTACAAGACCTACCTCCGCAAAGTCGTGTTTATCACTGACAAAGGGCGCTACTTTCCCTTTGGGAAGGACACAGGGGTCAGCTTCAACGGCGCGCCGCTCTACCCAGGCACTGTCCTGCGTTACATCAGTGGCAGCTCCGGTTCTGTCATCGATGCTATCGGCTTCCACTGGGACAAGTACCCGAGCCACTGCCCCGGCTGTGGAAA CAGATCAACCAGCCGACCAACCACCTCCCACATCTGCGCCCAGTGA